DNA from Onthophagus taurus isolate NC chromosome 2, IU_Otau_3.0, whole genome shotgun sequence:
CTGATTTTgcaaagtaaattttatttcctaATATAATTGTCTTTGCTTTTTCTTGCTTAtattatattacatttttcaattgaaaaactcatttttattgaatctAGATTGAATCATGTTCAAAGAGATACGTTTTTGAAACGTTTACTTGGAGACGATGAAGAATCAGAGTTCGAAGACGATAGTGAAGATGAGGATTGGCTGCCGGGTGAACCCTAGCCGAAGAACCGCTATCAGATACGGAAAATGCTGACGAGGCGCCCGAAGGAGAAGGGGAGGGCGATGTTGAGTCCGACGAAAGCGAGAGTCAAGCGGCAGGTACGTCAGCAACAGACGAAGCAGGTACAGAAAATGATAATGCGTACATAGCGAAAGATAAAACCGTTTGGAGTAAGACGCCGCCTCAAGTACGTCAAACTCCTTCTCACAATGTTTTACGGCAAAGAAGTGGCCCACACAGATCTACAGAAAGTTTATCGGTACGAGATACtttcaaaacaattattacagTCGAAATGGTAGATCTTATTGTTTGCTATACTAACAACAAAGCTACCAAagtgtataataattataacggGAATAATCCAGATTCACAGCGATTGCGGAAGCCAATAACTATACAAGAAATGTATGCGTTTATTGGggttttaatttcttctgtGGTTAATAATTCGAATGTTGACCATACGAGCGAAATGTGGAAAAGTACATCGTACCCTCTTTACCGCGCATCAATGGGTGTCAACAGATTCCGTTCCATAATGCGGTTCATTCGATTCGACAACGTCGATAGACGCGTGGCACAACCAGGAGAGGATAAAGCTGCTCCTATACGTGACATATGGACAATGTTCAATTCGAATTTGAGTAAAATGTACAAACCGTCAGCAAATTTGACAATTGATGAGCAGCTTTATCCTTACCGAGGCCATACGAAGTTCACGCATTATATACCCTCCAAGCCAGCTAAGTACGGGATCAAGATTTGGTGGATTTGCGATGCCGAGAATGCATACCCTCTAAATGGGATTATTTATTCAGGAAAAACTGGAAATGTTCGTGAAAAAAATCAAGGAGAGAGAGTTGTAAAGGAACTTGCAGTACCATTCAGAGGAAGTGGCAGAAATATTACTATGGATAATTATTTTACTACGTTACCACTTGCAAAACATTTACTGTCATGGAAATTAACTATTGTTGGTACGTTGAGAAAAAATAAGCCTTACATCCCAAAACAAATGGCTCCTCATAAATCTAGAGAAGAATACTCTACTCTCTTTGGTTTTCACGAACATGTTACACTTTGTTCGTACGTGCCAAAGAAGAATAAAGCCGTAATTTTACTATCGACAATGCACTCTGATGCTGCTGTGAATGATGATGGAAAGAAAAAGCCTCACATGATcacttattataataaatataaaactggTGTAGATACAATGGATCAAATGGTAACTCGATACACTACGCGCAGGCGCACTCAGAGATGGCCTCTTGCTATGTTCTTCAATATATTAGACGTAGGCGCTCTTGCTTCATATGTAATTTATTATGAGAATAACAAAATGATACAAAGGAAGACTAATCAGCGACGTACTTTCTTGCGTCAACTGAGCGAAGAACTAGCGAAACCTTTCATTGAGGATCGTTCTAAGAATGCCCAAATAATGCGCAACTACAATACGAAAATTGCGATTGAAAGCGTGATTGGATTACAGCTTGATCCTTCCACTGTTCCTGAAAGACAAGCTCAACCTCGAGATAGTACTggcaagaaaaaaattacaggTTCTTGTCATATTTGCTATAAAGGAACAATCAAAAGACGCAGGAAAACGCGAAAATCTTGTTCGGTTTGCGAGAGACCTGTCTGCGATGAGCACTCTTTGTCGATAATCAAATGTAT
Protein-coding regions in this window:
- the LOC111419025 gene encoding piggyBac transposable element-derived protein 4-like, producing MRFIRFDNVDRRVAQPGEDKAAPIRDIWTMFNSNLSKMYKPSANLTIDEQLYPYRGHTKFTHYIPSKPAKYGIKIWWICDAENAYPLNGIIYSGKTGNVREKNQGERVVKELAVPFRGSGRNITMDNYFTTLPLAKHLLSWKLTIVGTLRKNKPYIPKQMAPHKSREEYSTLFGFHEHVTLCSYVPKKNKAVILLSTMHSDAAVNDDGKKKPHMITYYNKYKTGVDTMDQMVTRYTTRRRTQRWPLAMFFNILDVGALASYVIYYENNKMIQRKTNQRRTFLRQLSEELAKPFIEDRSKNAQIMRNYNTKIAIESVIGLQLDPSTVPERQAQPRDSTGKKKITGSCHICYKGTIKRRRKTRKSCSVCERPVCDEHSLSIIKCIDCAE